One window of Quercus robur chromosome 12, dhQueRobu3.1, whole genome shotgun sequence genomic DNA carries:
- the LOC126708915 gene encoding uncharacterized protein LOC126708915 produces MELLTSSTTTLFPIRIVNKFRGGRKKRVSLWSQQAGGVSIRCSAEQSSSSSSSSSKRIDHGRREGESTGSRGGGGGGFTSPAMEVTTFDRSFGDTSEFPVWEKIGAVVRLSYGIGIYGAMALAGRFICSVTGIDSMGGFHPSLDAILEGLGYAAPPIMVLLFILDDEVVKFSPHARAIRDVEDEELWSFFYGMSPWQFILIVAASSVGEELFYRAALQGALADIFLRGTDLVTDARGMASLTGVLPPFVPFAQAFAAVITAALTGSLYYVAASPKDPTYVVAPVLESRSGREELKKLFAAWYEKRKMKKIYSPLLEGLLALYLGFEWIQTNNILAPIITHGIYSAVILGHGLWKIHDHRRRLRQRIQQLKLDNKN; encoded by the exons ATGGAGCTGTTGACCTCTTCAACTACGACTTTGTTTCCGATTagaatagtaaataaatttagAGGAGGTAGAAAGAAGAGGGTATCATTGTGGTCTCAACAAGCAGGAGGAGTATCGATAAGGTGCTCAGCAGAGCagagtagtagtagtagtagtagtagtagcaAAAGGATTGATCATGGCAGAAGAGAAGGAGAGAGTACTGGAAgtagaggaggaggaggaggtgggtTCACGAGTCCTGCCATGGAAGTCACCACCTTTGATCGGAGCTTTGGGGACACATCTGAGTTTCCTGTTTGGGAAAAGATTGGTGCTGTTGTCAGACTCAGCTACGGAATCG GTATATATGGTGCAATGGCTCTAGCGGGAAGGTTCATATGCTCAGTCACTGGAATCGATTCAATGGGAGGCTTCCATCCATCTTTAGACGCCATACTAGAAGGGCTTGGATATGCTGCTCCTCCAATCATGGTCCTTCTGTTCATTCTTGAT GATGAAGTTGTGAAGTTTTCACCTCACGCTCGTGCCATCAGAGATGTGGAGGATGAGGAGCTATGGAGCTTCTTTTATGGAATGTCTCCTTGGCAG TTTATACTAATTGTTGCTGCAAGCTCAGTGGGAGAGGAGCTATTTTACCGAGCTGCCCTTCAG GGAGCGTTGGCTGATATATTTCTAAGGGGCACTGATCTAGTAACTGATGCTCGAGGAATGGCATCTCTG ACAGGGGTGTTGCCTCCTTTTGTCCCATTTGCTCAGGCATTTGCAGCTGTAATTACAGCTGCCCTCACAGGTTCTCTCTATTATGTGGCTGCCTCTCCAAAAG ATCCTACATATGTTGTTGCACCAGTTTTGGAATCTCGCTCTGGTCGTGAAGAGCTGAAAAAGCTCTTTGCAG CCTGGTATGAGAagaggaaaatgaaaaagatcTATTCTCCTCTCTTGGAAGGGCTGCTGGCACTCTACCTTGGTTTTGAATGGATCCAG ACGAATAATATTCTTGCACCCATTATCACTCATGGTATATACTCTGCCGTTATATTGGGACATGGTCTTTGGAAAATACATGACCACCGGCGAAGACTACGCCAAAGAATCCAGCAGCTTAAATTAGATAACAAGAACTAA
- the LOC126710057 gene encoding dehydration-responsive element-binding protein 2A-like: MGYLDQGMPMESSKKRKTRGDGFSVAETLTKWRGYNALLESSGDDAKRARKLSSKGPGAENLQCNYRGVRQRTWGKWVAEIREPNRGKKLWLGTFDTADDAASAYDEAARAMYAASARLNFPESVSNMSGPTPAGFEASADESTSCLVKDESTDNGQEELLAFSENELFDAAELMALLEDNLDFPDSVLDFGFDVNQLGFPDTEADLPSLVDTEGRDEPM, translated from the coding sequence ATGGGTTATCTTGATCAAGGTATGCCCATGGAATCTTCAAAGAAGAGGAAGACTAGAGGCGATGGATTTTCTGTGGCTGAGACATTGACCAAGTGGAGAGGCTATAATGCCCTGCTTGAGTCTTCTGGTGATGATGCGAAACGTGCTCGTAAACTTTCCTCCAAAGGGCCCGGGGCTGAGAATTTACAGTGTAATTACAGGGGAGTTAGGCAAAGGACCTGGGGCAAATGGGTTGCGGAGATTCGCGAACCAAATAGGGGGAAGAAGCTCTGGCTTGGGACATTTGATACTGCTGACGATGCCGCCTCTGCTTATGATGAAGCAGCAAGAGCAATGTATGCTGCCTCGGCTAGACTCAACTTTCCAGAGTCTGTTTCCAATATGTCGGGTCCTACCCCTGCGGGATTTGAGGCTTCTGCTGATGAAAGTACAAGTTGTTTGGTAAAGGATGAATCTACTGATAATGGACAGGAGGAATTGCTGGCTTTTTCTGAAAATGAGTTATTTGATGCGGCAGAACTTATGGCACTATTAGAAGATAATCTTGACTTCCCAGATTCAGTACtggattttggttttgatgtGAATCAACTTGGATTCCCTGACACTGAAGCTGACTTGCCAAGTTTGGTGGACACTGAAGGAAGGGATGAGCCTATGTGA